The Pollutimonas sp. M17 sequence AGGTCGCGCAGCGACATGGCGTGAAAGCCCTTGGTGCCGGCCAGCCGCAGGGTCGAATTGATGATGCGAACCAGGTTCCTGACCGCCACATGCTCTTTCTTGATGCGGATGAGATCCCGGTTCTGGTGGTACAGCTCGCGGCAGATTTCGACTTTGGACAGGCTCAGCTCGATCTTGAAGGACTCAAAATCAGCAATCATCGCAGGCTCCCGCTGTTGTTTCGCCGCGCAAGTTTACGGTATTTCCGGCAGGCCCCTCATACCGACAAATAGCGATGCTGTGTTTCCATATCGCCGATCAGATCCTCGCTGGTGGCCTGGTGAACGATCATGCCCTTTTCAAGGATGTAGGCGCGCCTGGCGTGCTTCAGCGCAAAGTGCACGCTCTGATCGGTGAACAGGATGGTGGTCGTCTTGGCCAGTTCGTCGATCAGCGCGCCGATCTGCTTGACGATGACGGGAGCCAGCCCTTCGTTGGGCTCGTCCAGCAAAAGCAGGCTGGGCTCGCTCATGAGCGAGCGGGCCACCGCCAGCATCTGCTGCTGTCCGCCCGAGAGGGTTGCGCCGTCCTGCCCCGCCAGTTCGCCCAGCATGGGGTATTCGTCGAAGATGCGCTCCACGGTCCAGCGGCGCGGGGCGCCCGGTCGCCGGTACTGCGCGATCTCAAGGTTCTCGCGCACGCTCAAGCCCGGGAAGATGCGCCTGTCCTCGGGCACCAGGCCCACGCCCATGCGGGCGATGCGGTAGGCCGGCTGGCCAGTGATGTCGCGGCCCTGGAAGGACACGCGGCCCGAGCGCGGCGCCGACAAGCCGATGATGCTGCGCAGCGTCGTGCTTTTGCCGGCGCCGTTGCGTCCAAGCAGGCAGACGGTTTCGCCTTCGTCCAGCGCCAGCGATATGCCTTGCAAGGCGTGGCTTTCGCCGTAATAGGTATGGATGTTGTCGACTTCCAGAATCATGATGCCAGCTCCTCTTCGGCGTCGCCAAGGTAGGCCCGCCTGACCTCCGGGTGCGCCTTGACTTCCTGCGGCGAGCCCAGGACCAGGTTCTGGCCGCGGTGCATGACCAGTATCCGGTCCGCCACGTCGAACACCACGCTCATGTCGTGCTCGGTGATCAGGAAGGTGTAGTCGCCCGTCGCGGCCAGGGACTTGACCAGGGACGTTACGCGGTGGGTTTCATCGGGGGTCATGCCGGCCGTGGGTTCGTCCAGCAACACCAACTGCGGCCGGGTCGCCAGGACCACCGCGATTTCGACCAGTCGCTTGTCGCCGTAGCTGATGAAGCCCGCCCGCTTGGCGGCGATCTCCGTCAGGGACAGGCGCTCCAGCAGGGCGTCCGCCTCTTGCTGAATGGGTTTGTTGCGCGAGGCGATGTTCATCCATCGCCGGCTGTCGCCGTGGTAGGCCGTCAGGGCGACCTCCACATTCTCGCGCACGCTCATTTCATTGAAGATGTTGTTGATCTGGAACGACCGGGATACGCCCATGCGGCTGATGCGGTGCGCCGGCAGGCCGGTGATGTCGGTGCCCTGGAACACGATGGTGCCCGAGGTGGGATGCATGCGCCCGGACAACATGTTGTAGAAGGTGGTCTTGCCCGCGCCGTTCGGGCCGATGATGGCCAGCGTTTCGCGGGGAAAGACCTGAAGCGATACATCGGACACCGCGGCGACGCCGCCGAAGCGCTTGGTCAGATTGCTGATCTGCAAGATGGGTTGTGTCATTTTCGCTCCAGCCACCAGTCAAGAAAGGTACCCAGCAGCCCGCGCCGGAAGAACATCACCATGAGCGCCAGGATGATGCCCAGGACCAGCATCCATGCCTGCGTCATGCTGGTGATCCAGGTTT is a genomic window containing:
- a CDS encoding ABC transporter ATP-binding protein translates to MTQPILQISNLTKRFGGVAAVSDVSLQVFPRETLAIIGPNGAGKTTFYNMLSGRMHPTSGTIVFQGTDITGLPAHRISRMGVSRSFQINNIFNEMSVRENVEVALTAYHGDSRRWMNIASRNKPIQQEADALLERLSLTEIAAKRAGFISYGDKRLVEIAVVLATRPQLVLLDEPTAGMTPDETHRVTSLVKSLAATGDYTFLITEHDMSVVFDVADRILVMHRGQNLVLGSPQEVKAHPEVRRAYLGDAEEELAS
- a CDS encoding ABC transporter ATP-binding protein, with the protein product MILEVDNIHTYYGESHALQGISLALDEGETVCLLGRNGAGKSTTLRSIIGLSAPRSGRVSFQGRDITGQPAYRIARMGVGLVPEDRRIFPGLSVRENLEIAQYRRPGAPRRWTVERIFDEYPMLGELAGQDGATLSGGQQQMLAVARSLMSEPSLLLLDEPNEGLAPVIVKQIGALIDELAKTTTILFTDQSVHFALKHARRAYILEKGMIVHQATSEDLIGDMETQHRYLSV